The proteins below come from a single Streptococcus canis genomic window:
- the xerS gene encoding tyrosine recombinase XerS has protein sequence MRRELLLEKIEAYKAIMPWYVLDYYQSKLAVPYSFTTLYEYLKEYKRFFDWLIDADLTQAPKIADIDLSTLEHLTKKDLEAFVLYLRERPSLNTYSTKEGLSQTTINRTLSALSSLYKYLTEEVENDQGEPYFYRNVMKKVSTKKKKETLASRAENIKQKLFLGDETLAFLDYVDKEYEQKLSNRAKSSFRKNKERDLAIIALLLASGVRLSEAVNLDLKDINLNMMVIEVTRKGGKRDSVNVASFAKVYLEAYLAIRKNRYKAEKQDVAFFLTEYRGIPNRMDASSIEKMVAKYSEGFKIRVTPHKLRHTLATRLYDATKSQVLVSHQLGHASTQVTDLYTHIVNDEQKNALNKL, from the coding sequence ATGAGACGTGAGTTATTACTGGAAAAAATTGAAGCCTACAAGGCCATCATGCCTTGGTATGTTTTAGATTACTACCAATCCAAATTAGCTGTCCCGTACAGCTTTACCACCTTATATGAGTATTTAAAAGAATACAAACGCTTTTTTGATTGGCTGATAGATGCTGATTTGACTCAGGCGCCAAAGATTGCTGATATTGACTTGAGCACTCTGGAGCACCTTACTAAGAAGGATTTAGAGGCTTTTGTGCTTTATTTGCGAGAGCGACCTTCTCTCAACACCTATTCAACCAAAGAGGGGCTTTCTCAAACTACAATTAATCGGACCTTGTCCGCCCTATCAAGTCTTTACAAATACTTGACTGAAGAGGTCGAAAATGACCAAGGGGAGCCTTATTTTTATCGGAATGTTATGAAAAAAGTATCAACAAAAAAGAAAAAAGAAACCCTAGCATCCAGAGCAGAAAATATTAAACAAAAACTATTTTTAGGAGATGAAACTCTGGCTTTCTTAGACTATGTAGATAAGGAATATGAGCAAAAATTGTCTAATCGTGCCAAATCTTCTTTCCGTAAAAATAAGGAGAGGGATTTGGCTATTATCGCCCTACTGCTTGCTTCTGGTGTCCGTTTGTCTGAAGCGGTGAATCTTGATCTCAAAGACATCAATCTGAATATGATGGTTATTGAAGTCACTCGTAAAGGTGGGAAACGTGATTCAGTAAATGTAGCAAGTTTTGCTAAAGTCTATTTAGAAGCTTATCTGGCCATTCGCAAGAACCGTTACAAGGCCGAAAAACAAGATGTCGCTTTCTTTTTAACGGAATACCGTGGCATTCCTAATCGAATGGACGCTTCTAGTATTGAAAAAATGGTTGCTAAGTACTCTGAGGGATTTAAAATTCGTGTGACTCCCCATAAATTACGACACACGTTAGCGACAAGGCTCTATGATGCTACTAAATCTCAGGTTTTGGTTAGTCATCAATTAGGCCATGCCTCTACTCAAGTCACGGATCTTTATACCCATATTGTCAATGATGAGCAGAAAAATGCTTTAAATAAACTTTAA
- a CDS encoding NusG domain II-containing protein: MNRKLKPIMTYFKPYDYLLILVAIVISFIPLVVTSYYQSAATSSEALVAVVKINGKVADEFPLKKGGEHQEKTYYPQKGHYNIIEIDGERIRVKEDNSPDQIAVRTGWISQPGQVSVCLPHQLIIEIQGSSSHSYQDNEDELILPL; encoded by the coding sequence GTGAATAGAAAACTTAAACCTATTATGACTTATTTTAAGCCTTACGATTATCTACTGATTTTAGTAGCAATTGTGATTTCCTTTATCCCTCTTGTGGTGACTAGCTATTATCAGTCTGCTGCTACTTCTTCAGAGGCCTTAGTTGCTGTTGTCAAGATTAATGGCAAAGTAGCTGATGAATTTCCTCTAAAAAAGGGAGGAGAACATCAGGAAAAAACTTATTATCCTCAAAAAGGGCATTACAATATTATTGAAATTGACGGAGAACGGATTCGGGTTAAGGAAGATAATAGCCCTGATCAGATTGCAGTTAGAACAGGCTGGATTAGTCAGCCGGGTCAGGTGTCTGTTTGTTTGCCCCATCAACTGATTATTGAAATTCAGGGTTCAAGTAGTCATTCTTATCAAGATAACGAAGATGAACTTATTCTTCCGCTTTAA
- a CDS encoding 1,4-dihydroxy-2-naphthoate polyprenyltransferase, translating into MKTKSLTLPIFLEFVELKTKVASVFPMIIGFAWSQWQYHQINVTNSLLFALAVIAFDMCTTAINNTMDYHKAYDTAYQRNENVIGKHQLNVKHMTLIIYGLLASSCLISIILVIKTDLLLLPMGALCFLIGIFYTFGPFPLSRLPLGELFSGVTMGFGIFFLAIYVQDPHQLFYSQWTSESISLTLKWMQVLKIALMSLPLVVLISNIMLANNICDYQQDLNNRRYTLIHYLGEKNSRHLYVGLHSLAWLMFAFFIIWQWLPFFALLIFLAYPLSLKTLLIFLKKQIKQETFIEAIKNFVLVSSIYVILLLILCLI; encoded by the coding sequence ATGAAAACTAAATCACTTACCTTACCCATTTTTTTAGAATTTGTCGAATTAAAAACAAAGGTAGCCAGTGTTTTTCCAATGATTATTGGATTTGCTTGGAGTCAGTGGCAGTATCATCAGATTAATGTGACTAATAGTTTGTTATTTGCCTTAGCTGTTATTGCTTTTGACATGTGCACAACGGCTATTAACAATACTATGGACTATCATAAAGCTTATGACACAGCCTATCAACGCAACGAAAATGTCATCGGAAAACACCAACTCAATGTCAAACACATGACCCTTATCATTTATGGTCTGCTGGCTTCTTCTTGCCTGATTTCAATCATTTTAGTCATTAAAACAGACCTTTTATTGTTGCCAATGGGTGCCCTCTGTTTTTTAATTGGCATTTTTTACACCTTTGGGCCCTTTCCACTTTCACGTCTGCCTCTTGGCGAACTATTTTCAGGGGTCACTATGGGCTTTGGTATCTTTTTCTTAGCGATCTATGTTCAGGATCCTCATCAGCTCTTTTACAGCCAGTGGACTAGCGAAAGTATCTCACTCACTTTAAAATGGATGCAAGTCTTAAAAATTGCCTTGATGTCCCTTCCTTTAGTGGTTCTTATTTCCAATATTATGCTTGCTAATAACATTTGTGATTATCAGCAAGACCTTAACAACAGACGCTATACCTTGATACACTATTTGGGAGAAAAAAATAGCCGTCACCTCTACGTAGGCCTTCACAGCTTAGCTTGGTTAATGTTCGCTTTCTTTATCATTTGGCAGTGGCTGCCATTCTTTGCTCTCTTAATCTTCCTAGCTTATCCTCTTAGCCTTAAAACGCTCTTGATCTTTTTGAAAAAGCAAATCAAACAAGAAACCTTTATTGAAGCAATTAAAAATTTTGTTTTAGTGAGCAGCATCTATGTCATCTTGCTCCTCATTCTTTGCCTCATTTAA
- a CDS encoding FAD:protein FMN transferase: MKFLKWLGAVLVCLCLGACQQEDAKQLAIIDTPLVRTEPLLHTVVQLSIYHDHQEKTMAEAIRYIKDMEKLLSTNLEGSDVYRINHQAGQQAVKVDPRTYTIIKAAQKMAETSHGKFDISIGAVTNLWRIGDDVARLPGKEEIEAALPYINYRHIHINDKDRTVFIEKGMTLELGAISKGYIADGVKTILKKHRVNTAIINLGGNVLVLGTSPKNPKEGWNVGVQNPDQVRGDTVGTVHLKDQSIVTSGIYERFLEVNGKKYHHIIDPKTGYPVENNISGVTVYTKTSLQGDELSTTLFLLGIKDGLKFINKMNQVEAVFIDKTKGVHLSKGLKDKFTLTNKEYHIINEN, from the coding sequence ATGAAATTTCTCAAGTGGCTCGGAGCAGTATTAGTCTGCCTTTGTTTAGGAGCTTGTCAGCAGGAGGATGCCAAACAGTTAGCCATCATTGATACCCCTCTTGTTCGAACAGAGCCATTATTGCATACGGTTGTCCAGCTTAGCATTTACCATGACCATCAAGAAAAAACCATGGCAGAAGCCATTCGTTATATTAAAGATATGGAAAAACTCCTATCAACTAATCTAGAAGGGTCAGACGTCTATCGCATTAACCATCAGGCTGGTCAACAAGCGGTCAAGGTTGATCCTAGAACCTACACCATTATCAAAGCAGCCCAAAAAATGGCAGAGACTAGTCATGGGAAATTTGATATTTCTATCGGAGCCGTTACAAATTTATGGCGTATTGGAGATGATGTTGCCAGATTACCAGGCAAAGAGGAAATAGAAGCAGCACTTCCTTATATTAACTACCGCCATATTCATATCAATGACAAAGACAGGACTGTCTTTATTGAGAAGGGCATGACCTTAGAATTAGGAGCTATTTCTAAAGGATATATTGCTGATGGTGTCAAAACCATTTTAAAAAAACATCGTGTCAATACTGCCATTATTAATCTTGGAGGAAATGTCCTAGTCCTTGGTACCTCACCAAAAAATCCTAAAGAAGGTTGGAATGTGGGTGTGCAAAATCCTGATCAAGTTCGAGGAGATACCGTTGGTACCGTTCATCTCAAAGATCAATCGATTGTTACTTCAGGTATTTACGAGCGCTTTTTAGAAGTTAATGGCAAAAAATACCATCATATTATAGATCCCAAAACAGGCTATCCTGTTGAGAATAACATTTCTGGTGTCACTGTTTATACGAAAACCTCTTTACAAGGAGATGAGCTGTCAACCACACTCTTTTTATTAGGAATTAAAGATGGCCTTAAATTCATCAACAAAATGAATCAGGTAGAAGCTGTTTTTATTGATAAAACAAAGGGGGTGCATTTAAGCAAGGGGCTAAAAGATAAGTTTACACTAACCAATAAGGAGTATCATATTATTAATGAAAACTAA
- a CDS encoding FMN-binding protein yields the protein MKKKLLTGSLLVASLVMLAACGSKSDDKAAMSSEAKTEKVAKSTDDKAMLKDGTYKAESAFDERGWKVVHTITVADGKITASNFGYENKDGKRKADDEEYNKNMKAKSGVSSKEATEKLNSQLVEKQNIEDVEVVSGATHTSENFKKSTEALLKAAKEGKTDTIDLGK from the coding sequence ATGAAAAAGAAACTGTTAACAGGTTCCCTGTTAGTTGCATCACTTGTCATGCTTGCTGCATGTGGTAGCAAGTCTGATGATAAAGCAGCAATGTCGTCAGAAGCAAAAACTGAAAAAGTTGCAAAATCTACTGATGATAAAGCTATGCTTAAAGATGGCACTTATAAAGCTGAGTCAGCATTTGATGAACGCGGTTGGAAAGTGGTTCACACCATTACAGTTGCAGACGGTAAAATCACAGCATCAAACTTTGGATACGAAAATAAAGACGGTAAACGAAAAGCTGATGACGAGGAATACAACAAAAACATGAAGGCAAAATCAGGTGTTTCTTCAAAAGAAGCCACTGAAAAATTAAACAGCCAACTTGTTGAAAAACAAAATATTGAAGATGTTGAAGTGGTTTCAGGAGCAACTCACACCTCAGAAAACTTCAAAAAATCAACAGAAGCTCTTCTCAAAGCAGCTAAAGAAGGTAAAACAGATACCATTGATTTAGGAAAATAA
- a CDS encoding polyprenyl synthetase family protein, with protein sequence MIHAIWKDHGDIEGALVSVKHIMISEMSALSPDIKANILKYINASGKYLRAGLCLYLAKEIEGKISQGKLYLAAAIETFHLATLIHDDVIDEADLRRNLKPLHRVYSNKLAIYSGDYLLSYAGRLAAKGAQLLKIKETLEDEPPLSYQLVERILAGELAQLMNQYNSQMTMKAYLKQIKGKTAFLFGIACQLGTWHPRLSQKELSAAYHFGIFLGMAFQISDDLIDYQLKANQSGKPRLQDVQNGIYTAPLILGMAESKPIRQAVKNHKSLEWEQEELAMLYKQLEETQAFEATETLINNYLIKLNRACEILPLEHKEEFLIFIRRILARDF encoded by the coding sequence GTGATACATGCCATTTGGAAAGATCATGGTGACATAGAAGGGGCATTAGTCAGTGTTAAACACATCATGATTTCTGAAATGTCAGCATTGTCTCCAGATATTAAAGCTAACATTTTAAAGTATATCAATGCTTCTGGCAAATACCTTAGAGCAGGGCTTTGTCTTTATCTAGCTAAGGAAATTGAGGGAAAAATCTCTCAAGGTAAATTGTACCTTGCAGCAGCCATTGAAACCTTTCATTTGGCTACTCTTATCCATGACGATGTGATTGATGAAGCAGATTTGAGACGAAATCTCAAACCGTTGCATCGGGTTTATTCTAACAAACTTGCCATTTATTCTGGTGATTACCTCTTGTCCTACGCCGGACGATTGGCAGCCAAAGGAGCCCAATTATTAAAGATTAAGGAAACTTTGGAAGATGAACCACCTCTTTCTTATCAGCTAGTTGAACGTATTTTAGCTGGCGAATTGGCACAACTCATGAATCAATACAATAGCCAGATGACCATGAAAGCCTACCTAAAACAGATAAAGGGTAAAACAGCTTTCCTCTTTGGAATAGCTTGTCAATTGGGTACCTGGCACCCTAGATTATCACAAAAAGAGCTAAGTGCAGCTTATCACTTTGGTATTTTTCTAGGAATGGCCTTTCAAATATCAGACGACTTAATTGATTATCAGCTTAAAGCTAATCAGTCTGGCAAGCCTAGACTACAAGATGTTCAAAATGGCATTTACACGGCCCCACTTATTTTGGGAATGGCAGAGTCAAAGCCTATTAGGCAAGCTGTCAAAAACCACAAATCTTTGGAATGGGAGCAAGAAGAATTAGCTATGCTTTATAAACAGCTAGAAGAAACACAAGCTTTTGAAGCCACTGAAACCCTGATCAATAACTATTTGATAAAACTCAATCGAGCCTGTGAGATATTACCCTTAGAACACAAGGAGGAATTCTTGATTTTTATCAGACGAATCCTCGCTAGAGACTTTTAA
- a CDS encoding NAD(P)/FAD-dependent oxidoreductase, giving the protein MTHNIVIVGAGYAGIASARYLAKTFKKQQDVTITLIDKNSFQTYMTELHEVAAGRVEPEAIKYDLQRIFKKYPKVQLVTDKVLAIDYDQQQVKAEHHTLDFDYLILAMGGEANDFGTPGVKEHGFSLWSIEAAETLHYHILDACYRAMKEHDVAKRRALLTFTVIGAGFTGIEMIGELIDWVPILAKQFKLDINDFSLKVVEAMPSILNMVTEKEQTKAQKYLIKKGVELILADGVASVDKDALYLSSGRKIDTYTSIWTAGVKANSDTSDFDIEKARGGRLVANQYMETLEHPNVYVAGDLVYYEDGSQGGKPTPQIVQAAEQTGKTAAQNIAASIKKTEKVSYKGKYDGFMVSIGSKYGVAYLMDKFHLSGFLAMAVKHFTNLLYFFTISSFFNIGAYLRHEFFDIKNGRNIFGSNLSSKGNRLWLVPLRVFYGSLWLYEGVKKAFGLFGTESWFGNKVVFPFPWLQKAAEVTSGASESGGDAVAKGASEMAKQVFGLSYTYGEEPMQVLKSMPHWFESLMKFMMPNQEVALFMQKMMTCLEIAIGLALIVGAFVWLVSAATAALVVMFSLSGMFYWVNIWFIPVAIALMAGAGRSFGLDYWIMPWLGNRLDRWIYGKPKHLYLKKNH; this is encoded by the coding sequence ATGACACATAATATCGTCATTGTCGGTGCTGGCTATGCAGGAATTGCTTCCGCTAGATACCTAGCAAAAACATTCAAAAAACAGCAAGATGTGACCATCACGCTGATTGATAAAAATTCATTTCAGACTTATATGACTGAGCTACATGAAGTAGCAGCAGGCCGTGTTGAACCAGAAGCTATTAAATATGACTTGCAACGTATTTTCAAAAAATATCCCAAAGTTCAATTAGTCACTGATAAAGTGCTTGCCATTGACTATGATCAACAACAAGTCAAAGCAGAACACCATACCCTTGATTTCGATTACTTGATTTTAGCCATGGGAGGAGAAGCCAACGATTTTGGTACTCCAGGTGTTAAAGAACATGGCTTTAGCTTATGGTCTATTGAAGCAGCAGAAACTTTACATTACCATATTTTAGATGCTTGTTACCGTGCCATGAAAGAGCACGATGTTGCTAAACGCAGAGCCCTATTAACCTTTACTGTCATCGGTGCTGGTTTCACTGGTATCGAAATGATTGGGGAATTAATTGACTGGGTACCAATCCTCGCGAAACAATTCAAGCTAGATATTAATGACTTCTCCTTAAAAGTAGTAGAAGCAATGCCATCTATCTTGAATATGGTAACAGAAAAAGAGCAAACCAAGGCTCAAAAATACCTTATTAAAAAAGGAGTTGAACTGATTTTAGCTGATGGAGTAGCAAGTGTTGACAAAGATGCTCTATACCTCAGCTCAGGACGCAAAATTGATACCTACACATCCATTTGGACAGCAGGGGTAAAAGCAAACAGTGATACCAGTGATTTTGACATTGAAAAAGCACGTGGAGGTCGACTCGTTGCTAACCAATACATGGAGACTTTGGAACATCCAAATGTCTATGTTGCAGGGGACTTGGTTTATTACGAAGATGGTAGCCAAGGGGGAAAACCAACACCGCAAATTGTTCAGGCTGCTGAACAAACTGGTAAAACAGCTGCTCAAAACATTGCCGCAAGTATCAAGAAAACTGAAAAAGTTAGCTACAAGGGCAAGTATGACGGTTTTATGGTCTCCATAGGATCCAAATATGGGGTTGCCTATTTGATGGATAAATTCCACTTATCTGGTTTCCTAGCTATGGCTGTCAAACACTTTACAAACTTACTTTATTTCTTTACTATTAGTAGTTTCTTTAATATTGGTGCCTACCTCAGACACGAGTTCTTTGATATTAAAAATGGTCGTAATATTTTTGGAAGCAATTTGTCAAGCAAGGGAAACCGTTTGTGGTTAGTCCCATTACGTGTCTTTTATGGATCATTATGGCTATATGAAGGTGTTAAAAAAGCCTTTGGTTTATTTGGAACAGAATCATGGTTTGGAAATAAGGTTGTCTTTCCATTCCCGTGGCTTCAAAAAGCAGCAGAAGTAACATCTGGTGCCTCAGAGTCTGGTGGTGATGCTGTTGCCAAGGGAGCTAGTGAAATGGCCAAACAAGTTTTTGGTTTGAGTTATACTTATGGCGAAGAACCAATGCAGGTACTCAAATCAATGCCTCACTGGTTTGAATCTCTCATGAAATTCATGATGCCAAACCAAGAAGTCGCTCTGTTCATGCAAAAAATGATGACTTGCTTAGAAATCGCTATCGGCCTTGCCTTAATTGTAGGTGCTTTTGTTTGGTTGGTTAGCGCAGCAACAGCAGCGTTAGTCGTCATGTTTAGCTTATCTGGTATGTTCTATTGGGTAAACATCTGGTTTATTCCTGTAGCCATTGCTTTAATGGCAGGTGCTGGCAGAAGCTTCGGTCTTGATTATTGGATTATGCCTTGGTTAGGAAATCGACTAGATCGATGGATTTACGGTAAGCCTAAACACCTTTATCTAAAGAAAAATCATTAA
- a CDS encoding Gx transporter family protein, translating to MNKQSQKLLFITMLAAQAVVISFYERFIPTPFAFAPGAKLGIANLITILAIFTLKPMDSAKVIFLKLLLSTFLSGTFSTFLYGFSGTLLSFLVMLALKTLGPKRVSVIGISTLGGIMHNVGQLLVFAFIARSWLVLNYLPILSFSGIISGFFVGLTGNYLLLKVTPLKRFHQDLLDDWTF from the coding sequence ATGAATAAACAATCGCAAAAATTATTATTTATTACAATGCTGGCAGCTCAGGCAGTGGTCATTTCCTTCTATGAACGCTTCATTCCTACTCCTTTTGCCTTTGCACCTGGAGCTAAGCTTGGGATAGCTAATCTTATCACTATACTGGCCATATTTACCTTAAAACCAATGGATAGTGCCAAGGTTATCTTTTTAAAACTGTTACTCTCTACCTTTCTAAGTGGGACCTTTTCGACTTTTTTATATGGTTTTTCGGGAACACTATTGAGTTTTCTAGTGATGTTAGCCTTAAAAACATTGGGTCCAAAACGCGTGAGCGTCATCGGCATTTCAACCCTTGGTGGTATTATGCATAATGTTGGCCAACTGCTTGTTTTTGCTTTCATTGCTCGGTCTTGGTTGGTGCTTAATTACCTTCCTATTTTATCCTTTAGTGGTATTATATCAGGTTTTTTTGTTGGTCTAACGGGCAATTATTTACTCTTAAAAGTAACCCCTCTAAAACGGTTTCATCAGGATTTATTGGATGATTGGACTTTCTGA
- a CDS encoding sensor histidine kinase has protein sequence MILAFLKEYRSFYLQYGLTILIYWVVFYLYHLPMAYFTTANWIALTILVLNSLWQYYQFKEKIKILQEFIYVKELDTLTLPSEKAYRALIVKLKEAEADHLLQHINKQKNMEALIKMWSHQMKLPLSALSLMIQTQNTDLKEYQQQGYRLEQYLNSLLSYLKFKQHQDDFRFQAVSVRAVVSSVIKKSSQLCIAKNISMEIQGDWQVKTDKKWLSFALTQVIDNAIKYSNKGGYISISIKEGSMSISDNGIGILKEDLPRLFDEGFTGFNGHEHQKATGLGLYMTKQILDQLNLDIQIESVVGEGTKVIVFPLKK, from the coding sequence ATGATTTTAGCTTTTTTAAAAGAATACCGATCCTTTTACCTTCAATATGGTTTGACAATACTCATTTACTGGGTAGTTTTCTATTTGTACCATCTTCCCATGGCATACTTCACAACAGCCAACTGGATCGCTTTGACGATTCTAGTCTTGAATAGCCTTTGGCAGTACTATCAGTTCAAGGAAAAAATAAAAATTTTACAAGAATTTATTTATGTAAAAGAATTAGATACCTTAACCTTGCCTAGTGAAAAAGCCTACCGAGCACTCATTGTCAAATTAAAAGAAGCAGAAGCTGATCATTTATTGCAACACATCAATAAGCAAAAAAATATGGAAGCTCTCATCAAGATGTGGTCACATCAAATGAAACTCCCCTTATCAGCACTGTCTTTAATGATTCAAACCCAAAATACAGATTTAAAAGAATACCAGCAGCAAGGCTATCGACTAGAACAGTACCTCAACAGTCTCTTGAGCTATTTAAAATTCAAACAACATCAAGATGATTTTCGTTTCCAAGCAGTCTCTGTCAGAGCAGTGGTTTCTTCTGTCATCAAGAAATCCAGCCAACTTTGCATTGCAAAAAACATTAGTATGGAAATCCAGGGAGATTGGCAAGTCAAAACTGATAAGAAGTGGCTTAGTTTTGCCCTAACTCAAGTCATTGATAATGCCATCAAGTATTCCAACAAGGGCGGGTATATCAGTATTTCCATAAAAGAAGGTAGTATGTCAATATCAGATAATGGTATTGGTATACTAAAGGAAGATTTGCCACGACTTTTTGACGAGGGCTTTACTGGATTTAATGGGCACGAACACCAAAAAGCCACAGGATTAGGGCTGTATATGACCAAACAAATTTTGGATCAATTAAACCTTGATATTCAAATTGAAAGTGTGGTGGGAGAAGGCACCAAAGTTATAGTATTTCCACTAAAGAAATAG
- a CDS encoding DNA-binding response regulator produces the protein MTKHDKIYIIEDDTTILSLLDNHLSQAYHVRTVTNFRDIKQEVLTYQPDLILMDITLPFFNGFYWTTEIRKQSTVPIIFISSSNDEMDTVMALNMGGDDFVSKPFSLTILDAKIAAFLRRSQQFTSDDISLDQFKLHFDGTLSNGEDTVTLSPTEHKMLTILMTRNQEIVSKEEILEKLWENDNFIDHNTLNVNMTRLRKKIGSIGFDRIHTVRGVGYLIK, from the coding sequence ATGACAAAACACGACAAAATTTATATTATCGAAGATGATACAACAATCTTATCTCTTCTTGACAATCACCTTAGCCAAGCCTACCACGTTAGGACTGTTACTAATTTTAGGGATATTAAACAAGAAGTGCTGACTTACCAACCAGATCTTATTTTAATGGATATTACTCTTCCATTTTTCAATGGTTTTTATTGGACGACTGAAATCCGAAAGCAGTCTACCGTTCCTATTATTTTTATTTCCAGCAGCAATGATGAAATGGACACGGTTATGGCCCTCAATATGGGAGGAGATGATTTTGTATCTAAACCTTTTTCATTAACCATTTTAGATGCCAAAATAGCAGCTTTTTTACGGCGTTCCCAACAGTTTACCAGTGATGATATTAGCCTTGATCAGTTCAAGCTTCATTTTGATGGTACCTTATCCAATGGGGAAGATACGGTCACTCTTTCACCGACAGAGCACAAAATGCTGACCATTTTGATGACCAGAAATCAAGAAATTGTTTCCAAAGAGGAAATCTTGGAAAAACTATGGGAAAACGATAACTTTATTGATCATAACACGCTCAATGTTAACATGACACGATTACGTAAAAAAATTGGGAGCATTGGTTTCGATCGTATTCATACTGTTAGGGGAGTGGGGTACCTCATCAAATGA